In a single window of the Thunnus maccoyii chromosome 7, fThuMac1.1, whole genome shotgun sequence genome:
- the si:ch211-198n5.11 gene encoding methylcrotonoyl-coenzyme A carboxylase 2 isoform X3, whose amino-acid sequence MSSAARKSRSLRSAFPVLELPLQPIHQHVYEANLRNSNSCRNKYMELSEKVKKGGGENAIARHTQRNKKLLVRDRLRLLLDDEDFLELSPFAGLGLPYGDIPSAGCQTGIGRINGLWCVFIANDATVKGGTAYPITVKKQLRAQEVAIQNRLPCVYLVDSGGAFLPLQSEIFPDKNQGGRTFYNEAIMSAMKIPQVSVVCGSCTAGGAYIPTMAEETVMVHRIGTIFLGGPPLVKAATGEEVTPEDLGGARLHAEVSGCVDHFAWEEKEAYEYTRNIISTLNFQLPEEEEEDEEKMRKRKVEEEPLYSSEELLGLAPRSYNYSLDVKMVVSRLTDGSRFQEFKARYGTTLTTGFAKIHGHLVGIVANNGELSNEAALKGSHFVQLCDQRDVPLLFLQNTAPTAALTLSTAQAEINSNRLKAQGSMMSAIACASVPKITVVIGGCHGADSYAMCGRSFDPNFLFLWPNARVSMTAPGHACSLLPPDVEQAEEEKKKQEDKLNKRLEEESSAFFASGRLWDDGVILPQETRKVLRDCLDIIKQQQYQLSTEKQRSALLRI is encoded by the exons ATGAGCTCTGCAGCCAGGAAGAGCAGAAGTCTGCGCAGTGCCTTCCCGGTGTTGGAGCTGCCCCTCCAGCCCATCCACCAACATGTTTATGAAGCTAACCTCCGAAACAGCAACAGCTGCCGCAACAA GTACATGGAGTTGAgtgaaaaggttaaaaaaggTGGAGGGGAAAATGCCATAGCCAGACACACCCAGCGAAACAAGAAGTTGTTGGTGAGGGATCGGTTGCGGCTCCTGTTGGATGATGAGGACTTCTTGGAGCTGTCACCATTCGCGGGTCTGGGTCTGCCGTACGGGGACATCCCTTCAGCTGGGTGCCAAACTG GTATTGGCAGGATAAATGGCCTGTGGTGTGTGTTCATCGCCAATGATGCCACAGTGAAAGGCGGCACAGCTTATCCAATCACAGTAAAGAAGCAGCTGCGAGCACAAGAAGTGGCAATTCAGAACCGCCTGCCCTGTGTTTACCTGGTCGACTCTGGGGGAGCTTTTCTACCACTGcag TCAGAGATCTTTCCTGATAAGAACCAGGGAGGAAGGACGTTCTATAATGAAGCCATCATGTCTGCCATGAAGATCCCACAG GTGTCGGTGGTGTGCGGTTCATGCACGGCGGGCGGAGCTTACATCCCCACCATGGCAGAGGAGACAGTGATGGTGCACCGGATAGGGACCATATTCTTAGGAGGACCGCCGCTTGTCAAGGCTGCCACGGGAGAGGAAGTCACACCGGAGGACCTGGGAGGAGCCAGGCTTCACGCTGA GGTGAGCGGCTGTGTGGACCATTTTGCCTGGGAAGAGAAGGAGGCGTACGAGTACACCAGAAACATCATATCCACCCTCAACTTCCAACTgcctgaggaagaggaggaggatgaggagaagatgaggaagaggaaagtAGAGGAGGAGCCGCTTTATAGTTCAGAGGAGCTTCTGGGGCTCGCTCCCAGAAGTTACAACTACAGTCTGGATGTTAAAAtg GTAGTTAGTCGGCTGACCGATGGGAGTCGCTTCCAGGAGTTCAAAGCTCGCTATGGAACCACACTCACCACTGGCTTTGCAAAGATACATGG TCACCTGGTAGGGATAGTAGCCAACAACGGAGAGCTGTCAAACGAGGCTGCTCTGAAAGGAAGCCACTTCGTCCAGTTATGTGACCAGAGAGAcgtccccctcctcttcctccagaaCACAGCGCCCACAGCAGCACTAACACTCTCCACAGCACAG GCAGAGATTAACAGCAACCGCCTGAAGGCTCAGGGTTCAATGATGTCAGCAATAGCGTGTGCCTCCGTCCCCAAAATCACTGTGGTGATTGGCGGTTGCCATGGTGCTGACAGCTATGCAATG TGTGGACGGTCCTTCGACCCTAATTTCCTGTTCCTGTGGCCCAACGCCAGAGTGTCCATGACAGCTCCGGGTCACGCTTGCTCTCTGCTTCCCCCTGACGTCGAGCAGGcggaagaggagaagaagaagcaggaggaCAAACTGAACAAGAGATTGGAGGAGGAGAGTTCAGCTTTCTTCGCCTCCGGCCGACTCTGGGATGATGGAGTCATTCTACCTCAGGAGACCAGGAAG GTTCTTAGAGACTGTCTGGACatcatcaaacagcagcagtatcAGCTTTCCACAGAGAAACAGCGATCAGCGCTCCTACGTATATAA
- the si:ch211-198n5.11 gene encoding methylcrotonoyl-coenzyme A carboxylase 2 isoform X2 translates to MYRCMTSVCSGGRVCPTFVPAYSQSSSSSSWTLRNTAEERQHRLAEQRLQCSVRCMSSAARKSRSLRSAFPVLELPLQPIHQHVYEANLRNSNSCRNKYMELSEKVKKGGGENAIARHTQRNKKLLVRDRLRLLLDDEDFLELSPFAGLGLPYGDIPSAGCQTGIGRINGLWCVFIANDATVKGGTAYPITVKKQLRAQEVAIQNRLPCVYLVDSGGAFLPLQSEIFPDKNQGGRTFYNEAIMSAMKIPQVSVVCGSCTAGGAYIPTMAEETVMVHRIGTIFLGGPPLVKAATGEEVTPEDLGGARLHAEVSGCVDHFAWEEKEAYEYTRNIISTLNFQLPEEEEEDEEKMRKRKVEEEPLYSSEELLGLAPRSYNYSLDVKMVVSRLTDGSRFQEFKARYGTTLTTGFAKIHGHLVGIVANNGELSNEAALKGSHFVQLCDQRDVPLLFLQNTAPTAALTLSTAQAEINSNRLKAQGSMMSAIACASVPKITVVIGGCHGADSYAMCGRSFDPNFLFLWPNARVSMTAPGHACSLLPPDVEQAEEEKKKQEDKLNKRLEEESSAFFASGRLWDDGVILPQETRKVLRDCLDIIKQQQYQLSTEKQRSALLRI, encoded by the exons ATGTACCGGTGCATGACGAG TGTGTGTAGTGGAGGAAGAGTGTGTCCTACCTTTGTGCCTGCTTACAgccagtcatcatcatcatcatcatggactctgagaaacacagcagaggagagacaacACAG GCTGGCTGAGCAGCGTCTGCAGTGTTCAGTCCGCTGTATGAGCTCTGCAGCCAGGAAGAGCAGAAGTCTGCGCAGTGCCTTCCCGGTGTTGGAGCTGCCCCTCCAGCCCATCCACCAACATGTTTATGAAGCTAACCTCCGAAACAGCAACAGCTGCCGCAACAA GTACATGGAGTTGAgtgaaaaggttaaaaaaggTGGAGGGGAAAATGCCATAGCCAGACACACCCAGCGAAACAAGAAGTTGTTGGTGAGGGATCGGTTGCGGCTCCTGTTGGATGATGAGGACTTCTTGGAGCTGTCACCATTCGCGGGTCTGGGTCTGCCGTACGGGGACATCCCTTCAGCTGGGTGCCAAACTG GTATTGGCAGGATAAATGGCCTGTGGTGTGTGTTCATCGCCAATGATGCCACAGTGAAAGGCGGCACAGCTTATCCAATCACAGTAAAGAAGCAGCTGCGAGCACAAGAAGTGGCAATTCAGAACCGCCTGCCCTGTGTTTACCTGGTCGACTCTGGGGGAGCTTTTCTACCACTGcag TCAGAGATCTTTCCTGATAAGAACCAGGGAGGAAGGACGTTCTATAATGAAGCCATCATGTCTGCCATGAAGATCCCACAG GTGTCGGTGGTGTGCGGTTCATGCACGGCGGGCGGAGCTTACATCCCCACCATGGCAGAGGAGACAGTGATGGTGCACCGGATAGGGACCATATTCTTAGGAGGACCGCCGCTTGTCAAGGCTGCCACGGGAGAGGAAGTCACACCGGAGGACCTGGGAGGAGCCAGGCTTCACGCTGA GGTGAGCGGCTGTGTGGACCATTTTGCCTGGGAAGAGAAGGAGGCGTACGAGTACACCAGAAACATCATATCCACCCTCAACTTCCAACTgcctgaggaagaggaggaggatgaggagaagatgaggaagaggaaagtAGAGGAGGAGCCGCTTTATAGTTCAGAGGAGCTTCTGGGGCTCGCTCCCAGAAGTTACAACTACAGTCTGGATGTTAAAAtg GTAGTTAGTCGGCTGACCGATGGGAGTCGCTTCCAGGAGTTCAAAGCTCGCTATGGAACCACACTCACCACTGGCTTTGCAAAGATACATGG TCACCTGGTAGGGATAGTAGCCAACAACGGAGAGCTGTCAAACGAGGCTGCTCTGAAAGGAAGCCACTTCGTCCAGTTATGTGACCAGAGAGAcgtccccctcctcttcctccagaaCACAGCGCCCACAGCAGCACTAACACTCTCCACAGCACAG GCAGAGATTAACAGCAACCGCCTGAAGGCTCAGGGTTCAATGATGTCAGCAATAGCGTGTGCCTCCGTCCCCAAAATCACTGTGGTGATTGGCGGTTGCCATGGTGCTGACAGCTATGCAATG TGTGGACGGTCCTTCGACCCTAATTTCCTGTTCCTGTGGCCCAACGCCAGAGTGTCCATGACAGCTCCGGGTCACGCTTGCTCTCTGCTTCCCCCTGACGTCGAGCAGGcggaagaggagaagaagaagcaggaggaCAAACTGAACAAGAGATTGGAGGAGGAGAGTTCAGCTTTCTTCGCCTCCGGCCGACTCTGGGATGATGGAGTCATTCTACCTCAGGAGACCAGGAAG GTTCTTAGAGACTGTCTGGACatcatcaaacagcagcagtatcAGCTTTCCACAGAGAAACAGCGATCAGCGCTCCTACGTATATAA
- the si:ch211-198n5.11 gene encoding methylcrotonoyl-coenzyme A carboxylase 2 isoform X1, which translates to MYRCMTRSVCSGGRVCPTFVPAYSQSSSSSSWTLRNTAEERQHRLAEQRLQCSVRCMSSAARKSRSLRSAFPVLELPLQPIHQHVYEANLRNSNSCRNKYMELSEKVKKGGGENAIARHTQRNKKLLVRDRLRLLLDDEDFLELSPFAGLGLPYGDIPSAGCQTGIGRINGLWCVFIANDATVKGGTAYPITVKKQLRAQEVAIQNRLPCVYLVDSGGAFLPLQSEIFPDKNQGGRTFYNEAIMSAMKIPQVSVVCGSCTAGGAYIPTMAEETVMVHRIGTIFLGGPPLVKAATGEEVTPEDLGGARLHAEVSGCVDHFAWEEKEAYEYTRNIISTLNFQLPEEEEEDEEKMRKRKVEEEPLYSSEELLGLAPRSYNYSLDVKMVVSRLTDGSRFQEFKARYGTTLTTGFAKIHGHLVGIVANNGELSNEAALKGSHFVQLCDQRDVPLLFLQNTAPTAALTLSTAQAEINSNRLKAQGSMMSAIACASVPKITVVIGGCHGADSYAMCGRSFDPNFLFLWPNARVSMTAPGHACSLLPPDVEQAEEEKKKQEDKLNKRLEEESSAFFASGRLWDDGVILPQETRKVLRDCLDIIKQQQYQLSTEKQRSALLRI; encoded by the exons ATGTACCGGTGCATGACGAG AAGTGTGTGTAGTGGAGGAAGAGTGTGTCCTACCTTTGTGCCTGCTTACAgccagtcatcatcatcatcatcatggactctgagaaacacagcagaggagagacaacACAG GCTGGCTGAGCAGCGTCTGCAGTGTTCAGTCCGCTGTATGAGCTCTGCAGCCAGGAAGAGCAGAAGTCTGCGCAGTGCCTTCCCGGTGTTGGAGCTGCCCCTCCAGCCCATCCACCAACATGTTTATGAAGCTAACCTCCGAAACAGCAACAGCTGCCGCAACAA GTACATGGAGTTGAgtgaaaaggttaaaaaaggTGGAGGGGAAAATGCCATAGCCAGACACACCCAGCGAAACAAGAAGTTGTTGGTGAGGGATCGGTTGCGGCTCCTGTTGGATGATGAGGACTTCTTGGAGCTGTCACCATTCGCGGGTCTGGGTCTGCCGTACGGGGACATCCCTTCAGCTGGGTGCCAAACTG GTATTGGCAGGATAAATGGCCTGTGGTGTGTGTTCATCGCCAATGATGCCACAGTGAAAGGCGGCACAGCTTATCCAATCACAGTAAAGAAGCAGCTGCGAGCACAAGAAGTGGCAATTCAGAACCGCCTGCCCTGTGTTTACCTGGTCGACTCTGGGGGAGCTTTTCTACCACTGcag TCAGAGATCTTTCCTGATAAGAACCAGGGAGGAAGGACGTTCTATAATGAAGCCATCATGTCTGCCATGAAGATCCCACAG GTGTCGGTGGTGTGCGGTTCATGCACGGCGGGCGGAGCTTACATCCCCACCATGGCAGAGGAGACAGTGATGGTGCACCGGATAGGGACCATATTCTTAGGAGGACCGCCGCTTGTCAAGGCTGCCACGGGAGAGGAAGTCACACCGGAGGACCTGGGAGGAGCCAGGCTTCACGCTGA GGTGAGCGGCTGTGTGGACCATTTTGCCTGGGAAGAGAAGGAGGCGTACGAGTACACCAGAAACATCATATCCACCCTCAACTTCCAACTgcctgaggaagaggaggaggatgaggagaagatgaggaagaggaaagtAGAGGAGGAGCCGCTTTATAGTTCAGAGGAGCTTCTGGGGCTCGCTCCCAGAAGTTACAACTACAGTCTGGATGTTAAAAtg GTAGTTAGTCGGCTGACCGATGGGAGTCGCTTCCAGGAGTTCAAAGCTCGCTATGGAACCACACTCACCACTGGCTTTGCAAAGATACATGG TCACCTGGTAGGGATAGTAGCCAACAACGGAGAGCTGTCAAACGAGGCTGCTCTGAAAGGAAGCCACTTCGTCCAGTTATGTGACCAGAGAGAcgtccccctcctcttcctccagaaCACAGCGCCCACAGCAGCACTAACACTCTCCACAGCACAG GCAGAGATTAACAGCAACCGCCTGAAGGCTCAGGGTTCAATGATGTCAGCAATAGCGTGTGCCTCCGTCCCCAAAATCACTGTGGTGATTGGCGGTTGCCATGGTGCTGACAGCTATGCAATG TGTGGACGGTCCTTCGACCCTAATTTCCTGTTCCTGTGGCCCAACGCCAGAGTGTCCATGACAGCTCCGGGTCACGCTTGCTCTCTGCTTCCCCCTGACGTCGAGCAGGcggaagaggagaagaagaagcaggaggaCAAACTGAACAAGAGATTGGAGGAGGAGAGTTCAGCTTTCTTCGCCTCCGGCCGACTCTGGGATGATGGAGTCATTCTACCTCAGGAGACCAGGAAG GTTCTTAGAGACTGTCTGGACatcatcaaacagcagcagtatcAGCTTTCCACAGAGAAACAGCGATCAGCGCTCCTACGTATATAA